The genomic region TTCATGCTCTCCTCGAAGTATAGGCCCCGCTTCAGCTCTTGTCAATGCGGCGATTGCGATCTATACTACGACGAATATGCCCCATGTCCTTCTCCCGATCGTTCTCGCCCTGGCCGCTTTCGGCCACGCCCAGACCAGGACTCTTTTCGACGATAAAATCGCGGGAAAGGCCTTCGACTCGGCCCCCGAGGTTCCGCCTCGGCTATTCGCGGGAAGCTGGCAGCTGGAGGCGGAGGTCGAGGCGATCATGGAACCCAACGGCCCCCAGACTTTCGTGGACCCGGGCGGCCTCAAGGACAAGTCGGGGCGTTCGCGCAGACTCGTCTTGAAAGCCGACGAAACGGGCTCCTTATGGGTCAACATCAATAAAAGCACGCTCTCGGACGACGGCTACCGCATCGCGGTCCGGGTCCTGGGGCCCAAGCCCGAATACATCCCCGTCCGCGACCGCGACCCCCGCACGCTTACCTTGCTCCTGCACTTCTCCGATTCGTGGGCTTACGGCGGCTACGGCTACGACAGGTACTGCGAGTGCCGCCTGCCCCGCCCCGGTCGAATGATCTGCAAGGTAAGGCTCGGCCATGACCCCGACTACAAGCAGCTCTTCTATTGGAGCCTGCGCAAGATCGCTTTCAATTAGCTCGTCCAAAAAAATGCTAGACTCGGCGGGTGAGCGCCGAGTTGGAGCGCGTCTACCGCGAGAATTTCAAGGAAATAAAGCCGCCGCTCAAGCCCGAGGAGGCCCGGCTTGAGGCAAGCCGCTGCCTTTATTGCTACGACGCCCCCTGCGTGCGAGCCTGTCCGACCCACATAGACGTTCCCCGCTTCATCAAGCAGATCGCCTCCGATAACCTCAAGGGCTCGGCCAAGACCATCCTCGAGGCCAACCCCCTGGGCCACTCCTGCGCCCGGGCCTGCCCCGTGGAAGTGCTCTGCGAAGGGGCCTGCGTCTACCACGAGTGGCAGGATCATCCCATACAGATCGCCAAGCTCCAGCGCCGCGCCACGGATTACCTGCACGAGCTGGGGGGAGCCGGCCCGTTTAAGCCCGCGCCGGACAATGGGCATCGCGTGGCCGTGATCGGAGCGGGCCCGGCTGGGATTTCCTGCGCCGTGTACCTGCGCAGGCTCGGCTACGCCGTGACGATTTTCGAGAAAGAGAAGGTTCCCGGCGGCCTCAACACCTTCGGCATCGCCGAGTATAAGATGGGGCGAAAGGTCTCTCTGGCGGAAGCCAAGATGGCTTTTGCTTTGGGGGTAAAGCTCTCTTCAGGCAAGGAAGTAGGCAAGGACATATTGCCGCGAAGTCTCCTCGAGGACTTCTCGGCGATATTCATCGCCACGGGTCTCGGCTCCACCCAGCGCCTGGGCGTCCCGGGCGAGGACCTGCCCGGGGTTTGGGAGGCCCTCGCCTTCATCCGCCATGTCAAGAACCGCGAGCTTTCGGCCTTGGGCAGCAGCGCCTTGACCGTGGTGATCGGCGGGGGAAACACGGCCATAGACGCGGCCACCCAATCCAAGAGGATCGGAACCCCGCGTGTCGTCATGGCCTACCGCCGCTCCGCCGCGGAGATGGGCGCCTACGGCTTCGAGTACGAACTCGCCAAGCAAGACGAGGCCGAGTTTCTTTGGAACTCCGCCCCCGTGCGCATTATCGGCAGGAAGAAGGTCGAGGGAGTCGAGTTCCAAAAAACGCGGGTCAAAGGAGGAAAGCTCCACCTTCTCCCCGGTTCCCATTTCACCATTGCTTGCGATCGAGTCATCAAGGCCATCGGCCAAAGCCAGCTCCGCGATCTCGCCCAAGCCATGAATTTCAAGCTCGATAAAGACGGCAGGATCGCCGTCAACCCCGAGACTTTGCGGACCTCCGTTTCCAAGATCTTCGCTGGGGGGGACGCGATCAACGGCGGAAAGGAAGTGGTCAACGCCGCGGCCGACGGCAAGCGCGCCGCGCTCGCCATCCACCGCTTCCTGATGCCCGCGGCCGAGCTCTCCCCGGAGAACCGCTACTGGGCGCGAACCATCGAGAGCCGCCCAGCCGAGGCCCTCCATGCCTGACCTTTCCGCCGACTGCGCCGGCATCCGCTCCCCCAACCCATTCTGGCTCGCCTCGGCTCCGCCCACCAATTCCGGGGAGCAGGTGATGCGGGCCTTCGAACCGGGCTGGGGCGGGGCGGTCTGGAAGACCTTGGGGGTTGACCCGCCTGTCGTCAACGTCACCTCCCGCTACGGCTCCCTCGACATCGGCGGGCAGAAAATGGCGGGCTTCAACAACATCGAACTCATCACGGACCGGCCCCTGGCGGATAATTTGAGGGAAATATACGAAGTCAAAAAACGCTTTCCCAATAACGCCGTCATCGCATCGCTCATGGTTCCCTGCGAGCGCCAAGCCTGGCACGACATCGTGGCAAGGGTGGTGGAGGCGGGCTCGGACGGCATCGAGCTCAATTTCGGCTGCCCCCATGGGATGTCCGAGCGCGGCATGGGCGCGGCCGTGGGCCAGGTCCCGGACTACGTGAAGATGGTGACCGAATTCGTAAAGGAGAAGTCCTCCATACCCGTCCTCGTCAAGCTGACGCCCAACGTCACCGACGTGCGCCACCCGGCCCGGGCCGCTGCCGCGGGGGGGGCCGACGGGATCTCGCTTATCAATACCATCAATTCCGTCATGGGCGTGGATCTGGAAACTCTCAAGCCCAAATTTTCCGTGGGGGGAAAAATCGCCCATGGCGGCTACTGCGGCCCGGCCGTCAAGCCCATCGCCATGCATATGGTGAGCCAAATCGCAGCCGACCCTCAGACCCGGGGCATCCCCATCTCAGGGATAGGGGGAATCTCCACCTGGTCGGACGCCGTGGAGTTCATGCTTCTGGGCGCCTCCTCGGTCCAACTCTGCACCGCGGTCATGCATTACGGATTCCGCATCATTTCGGAGCTGGTCTCGGGCCTCGAGGATTGGATGGACGCCAAGGGCTTCTCGAGGCTAGAGGACTTCATCGGCAAGAGCTCCG from Elusimicrobiota bacterium harbors:
- a CDS encoding NAD(P)-dependent oxidoreductase, which produces MERVYRENFKEIKPPLKPEEARLEASRCLYCYDAPCVRACPTHIDVPRFIKQIASDNLKGSAKTILEANPLGHSCARACPVEVLCEGACVYHEWQDHPIQIAKLQRRATDYLHELGGAGPFKPAPDNGHRVAVIGAGPAGISCAVYLRRLGYAVTIFEKEKVPGGLNTFGIAEYKMGRKVSLAEAKMAFALGVKLSSGKEVGKDILPRSLLEDFSAIFIATGLGSTQRLGVPGEDLPGVWEALAFIRHVKNRELSALGSSALTVVIGGGNTAIDAATQSKRIGTPRVVMAYRRSAAEMGAYGFEYELAKQDEAEFLWNSAPVRIIGRKKVEGVEFQKTRVKGGKLHLLPGSHFTIACDRVIKAIGQSQLRDLAQAMNFKLDKDGRIAVNPETLRTSVSKIFAGGDAINGGKEVVNAAADGKRAALAIHRFLMPAAELSPENRYWARTIESRPAEALHA
- the preA gene encoding NAD-dependent dihydropyrimidine dehydrogenase subunit PreA, with translation MPDLSADCAGIRSPNPFWLASAPPTNSGEQVMRAFEPGWGGAVWKTLGVDPPVVNVTSRYGSLDIGGQKMAGFNNIELITDRPLADNLREIYEVKKRFPNNAVIASLMVPCERQAWHDIVARVVEAGSDGIELNFGCPHGMSERGMGAAVGQVPDYVKMVTEFVKEKSSIPVLVKLTPNVTDVRHPARAAAAGGADGISLINTINSVMGVDLETLKPKFSVGGKIAHGGYCGPAVKPIAMHMVSQIAADPQTRGIPISGIGGISTWSDAVEFMLLGASSVQLCTAVMHYGFRIISELVSGLEDWMDAKGFSRLEDFIGKSSAHIVDWNELNLRHKTVASIDRSTCIACDLCAIACHDGAHQCIKIGRDRKPRVVAEDCVGCNLCSLVCPVDGCISMKEVKTDLAPLTWKEYSTCLPKPTI